A single Populus alba chromosome 7, ASM523922v2, whole genome shotgun sequence DNA region contains:
- the LOC118047901 gene encoding cysteine-rich receptor-like protein kinase 34, with protein MGSKTIVSLLLHVIIVSITLTDAQSCYNTGNFTANSTYAKNRDLVLRSLASNVTNNGGSYNTTIGLGNDTVYGLVLCMASPSAENCSSCVNYAIQTLMAGCPNQKEAISWGGNPLPCIVHYANRYFLGTLEQSPPSILYNTGILDVTSRQFEQFWSGLGETVRNASTGSSMLMPAVETADLPSNQKAYVFMQCTPDVSPGNCSVCLQQSVDDYKSCCYGYQGGIVMKPNCVFRWDLYPYYNLFPQLTSPSPPPSPSPPPPSPPFVISSPPPTNTTIRKGKENTASRTVIVTIVPTAIFLALVILILTIFCFRKPKQEVKNFDEISITKCWEFKFATIKLATNDFSDDNKLGQGGFGAVYKGILADGQAIAVKRLSSNSGQGEAEFKNEVRLLAKLDHRNLVRLLGFCLEGTEKLLIYEFVPNSSLDQFIHDPNKRFILDWEKRYKIIEGIARGILYLHQDSQLRIIHRDLKPSNILLDGNMNAKISDFGMAKLMKTDQTHDAASRIAGTFGYIAPEYARKRQFSVKSDVFSFGVLVLEIVSGQKPSFHDGDDIEHLTSHAWRRWREGTALDLIDPILRNDSAAAMMRCIHLGLLCVQENLADRPTMASVVLMLSSSSFTLHIPSKPAFFISRRTDQPASSLISYTSRMTQSQLKTVPPSKNEISITELDPR; from the exons ATGGGTTCTAAAACTATCGTCTCTCTTCTTTTACATGTTATTATCGTAAGCATCACTCTTACCGATGCTCAATCCTGTTATAACACAGGAAACTTTACAGCTAATAGCACCTACGCAAAAAACCGAGACCTTGTTCTCCGTTCACTAGCTTCCAATGTCACAAACAATGGGGGTTCCTACAATACTACAATAGGTCTAGGCAATGACACAGTTTATGGTCTTGTGCTCTGTATGGCTTCCCCATCAGCTGAAAATTGTTCCAGCTGCGTCAATTATGCTATTCAAACTCTCATGGCGGGATGTCCAAACCAAAAAGAAGCAATTTCATGGGGAGGGAATCCACTTCCATGTATTGTACATTATGCGAATCGTTATTTTTTAGGAACACTTGAGCAATCTCCTCCTAGCATTCTATATAATACGGGTATCCTTGACGTAACTTCTAGACAGTTTGAACAATTTTGGAGTGGTTTGGGAGAAACGGTAAGAAACGCTTCCACGGGCTCATCCATGCTTATGCCAGCAGTTGAGACAGCAGACCTACCATCCAATCAAAAAGCTTATGTGTTTATGCAGTGCACTCCTGATGTATCACCGGGTAATTGCAGTGTTTGCCTACAACAATCCGTAGATGACTATAAAAGTTGTTGCTACGGGTATCAAGGAGGTATTGTCATGAAACCAAACTGTGTTTTTCGGTGGGATTTGTATCCCTACTACAACTTATTTCCTCAACTAACATCTCCATCTCCAccaccatctccatctccaCCTCCACCATCTCCTCCATTTGTTATTAGTTCTCCTCCGCCAACCAATACCACAATCAGGAAAG GGAAGGAGAATACTGCTTCTCGGACAGTTATTGTTACCATCGTCCCTACAGCTATCTTCTTGGCACTTGTTATCCTTATTCTCACCATTTTCTGTTTTAGGAAGCCAAAGCAAGAGGTCAAAA ATTTCGATGAAATTAGTATCACAAAATGCTGGGAATTCAAATTCGCCACCATCAAACTTGCAACAAACGACTTCTCTGATGATAATAAGCTTGGACAAGGTGGTTTTGGTGCTGTTTACAAG GGTATACTTGCAGACGGACAAGCTATAGCTGTAAAGAGATTATCAAGTAATTCTGGGCAAGGAGAAGCTGAATTTAAGAATGAGGTACGGCTACTAGCCAAACTTGATCACCGGAATCTTGTTAGGTTACTGGGCTTCTGCTTGGAAGGAACAGAAAAGCTTCTAATCTACGAGTTTGTGCCTAATTCAAGTCTCGATCAATTTATACATG ATCCAAACAAACGATTCATCCTGGATTGGGAGAAGCGCTACAAAATCATAGAAGGCATAGCTAGAGGGATTCTGTACCTGCATCAAGATTCTCAGCTCCGGATTATTCATCGTGATCTCAAGCCTAGCAACATTCTGTTAGATGGAAACATGAAtgctaaaatttcagattttggaATGGCAAAGTTAATGAAAACTGATCAAACTCATGATGCTGCATCGAGGATCGCTGGAACCTT TGGCTATATTGCTCCGGAATATGCAAGGAAAAGACAGTTCTCGGTCAAGTCAGATGTGTTTAGTTTTGGAGTGCTAGTCTTGGAGATTGTGAGCGGTCAAAAACCTAGTTTCCACGATGGAGATGACATAGAGCACCTTACGAGCCAT GCATGGAGACGTTGGAGGGAAGGGACTGCTTTAGATCTTATAGATCCCATTTTGAGGAACGACTCAGCAGCTGCAATGATGAGATGTATCCACTTAGGGTTACTCTGCGTTCAAGAAAATCTAGCTGACAGGCCGACAATGGCTTCAGTTGTTCTGATGCTAAGCAGCTCTTCTTTTACTTTACATATACCTTCTAAACCAGCATTTTTTATTAGCAGAAGAACAGATCAACCAGCTTCTTCATTGATCAGCTATACTTCAAGGATGACGCAATCCCAGCTTAAGACTGTCCCACCATCGAAGAATGAGATTTCAATTACTGAGTTAGATCCTCGATAA
- the LOC140955809 gene encoding uncharacterized protein — protein sequence MVQLTTDKVRVIKKRMKKAQDRQKSYADSRRRPLEFQVGDKVFLKVAPWKGIIRFGVKGKLAPRYIGPFEIKDRIGPVAYRLDLPVYLDKIHNMFHVSLLRKAKIDPSQVLPQVPMKIEGDLTMKTKPVKILDRDEKLLRNKRVPLVRVLWRSSRIEEQT from the coding sequence ATGGTGCAACTGACAACCGACAAGGTGAGGGTGATCAAAAAGAGGATGAAGAAAGCCCAGGATAGACAAAAAAGTTACGCAGATAGCCGAAGAAGGCCCTTAGAATTCCAAGTGGGGGATAAAGTATTTCTAAAGGTGGCTCCTTGGAAAGGCATCATTCGATTTGGAGTAAAAGGGAAATTAGCCCCGAGATATATTGGCCCTTTTGAGATTAAGGACAGAATCGGTCCAGTTGCATATCGATTAGATTTGCCTGTATATTTGGATAAGATTCATAACATGTTCCATGTGTCATTGCTGCGAAAGGCCAAAATAGACCCCTCACAGGTATTGCCTCAAGTTCCTATGAAGATTGAGGGGGATCTAACCATGAAAACTAAGCCAGTCAAGATTTTAGATCGAGATGAGAAGCTGTTGAGGAATAAGAGAGTTCCCTTAGTGAGAGTATTATGGAGAAGCTCTCGAATAGAAGAACAAACATAG